A single genomic interval of Adhaeribacter pallidiroseus harbors:
- a CDS encoding nucleoside-diphosphate kinase, with the protein MATNQTFTMIKPDAVQDNHIGGITQMMEADGFRIVSLKKTRLTPERAGEFYAVHKERPFYNDLVKYMSSGPIVAMILEKENAVADFRKLIGATNPANAEEGTIRKKFAKSMEANAVHGSDSDENAQIEGDFFFDIDERF; encoded by the coding sequence ATGGCTACTAACCAAACTTTTACAATGATTAAGCCCGATGCGGTGCAGGATAACCACATTGGCGGTATTACCCAAATGATGGAAGCGGACGGCTTCCGGATTGTATCTTTGAAAAAAACACGCTTAACGCCGGAGCGAGCCGGCGAATTTTATGCCGTGCATAAAGAACGTCCGTTTTATAATGACTTGGTAAAATACATGAGTTCCGGCCCTATTGTGGCTATGATTTTGGAGAAAGAAAATGCCGTAGCGGATTTCCGGAAGTTAATTGGCGCTACCAACCCCGCTAACGCCGAAGAAGGCACTATCCGGAAAAAATTCGCTAAATCAATGGAAGCCAATGCCGTTCATGGTTCTGACTCCGATGAAAATGCCCAGATTGAAGGTGACTTTTTCTTTGACATCGACGAGCGTTTCTAG
- a CDS encoding FKBP-type peptidyl-prolyl cis-trans isomerase — protein sequence MLKKVNFFVPVIAGFCLLQACNKKSVDFKKADNGVEYKLFAKDKSGKFEPKTAPAKTDTVGKPKEGQVLTMEMKYFTQTKAGKDTILFDTRKNGFPVQIPIMKSTFKGGLEDAFSLVRPGDSAVFRISADSLFAKTFQQPMPPFIKKGSQLTFHVLAQKVQSQQEAMMDQQKMMMEFMEKQNKKDEKVIQDYVKKEGLQAQKTASGLYYVVTQPGSGAPAKAGQTVAVKYKGTLLDGTVFDTSDNPQLGGKPFEFTLGQQQVIRGWDEGIALLNKGAKGTLLVPSTMAYGPQAQGKIPANSVLRFDVELVDVK from the coding sequence ATGTTAAAAAAAGTAAACTTTTTCGTACCGGTAATTGCCGGTTTTTGCTTGCTACAGGCCTGTAATAAAAAATCTGTAGATTTTAAGAAAGCTGATAATGGCGTTGAATATAAGTTATTTGCAAAAGATAAATCCGGGAAATTTGAACCTAAAACGGCTCCTGCTAAAACCGACACGGTGGGTAAACCAAAAGAAGGCCAGGTACTTACCATGGAAATGAAGTATTTTACTCAGACGAAAGCAGGTAAAGACACTATATTGTTTGATACCCGCAAAAACGGCTTCCCGGTGCAGATCCCAATTATGAAATCTACTTTTAAAGGTGGTTTAGAAGATGCTTTCTCGTTGGTCAGACCGGGTGATAGCGCCGTTTTCCGGATTAGTGCCGATTCGTTGTTCGCCAAAACCTTCCAACAACCTATGCCGCCGTTTATTAAAAAAGGCTCGCAGTTAACCTTCCATGTGCTGGCGCAAAAAGTACAATCGCAGCAAGAGGCCATGATGGATCAGCAGAAAATGATGATGGAATTCATGGAGAAGCAAAACAAAAAAGATGAAAAAGTTATCCAGGATTACGTTAAAAAAGAAGGCTTACAAGCCCAAAAGACTGCTTCGGGCTTATATTATGTTGTAACCCAACCGGGTTCCGGAGCTCCGGCTAAAGCCGGCCAAACAGTAGCCGTTAAATACAAAGGCACTTTATTAGATGGAACCGTATTTGATACCAGCGATAACCCGCAGTTAGGTGGCAAACCTTTTGAATTTACTTTAGGCCAGCAACAAGTAATCCGGGGCTGGGACGAGGGTATTGCCTTATTAAATAAAGGCGCTAAAGGTACTTTACTCGTTCCCTCTACTATGGCTTACGGTCCGCAAGCACAAGGCAAAATTCCGGCTAACTCGGTGCTGCGTTTCGACGTTGAACTAGTAGACGTTAAATAA
- a CDS encoding FKBP-type peptidyl-prolyl cis-trans isomerase — translation MNLKNTFTTFTSNRLLTTIFIFLSVTAFYSCNNNNELEDEARRQEEAYKRQLGIDTVLIQSYVASKGIPNVQRTPYQGLYYAVQTPGTGDKAEINKTVVTHYTLTNFKGDTLDTSRKARTDPSTGQKVIQPLTFLLSPNTNILTGFQQGVSLMRVGEKSKFFLSSGLAYGAQGSGNTIPPNTNLIFDIELLQVK, via the coding sequence ATGAACCTTAAAAACACCTTCACCACCTTTACTAGTAATCGTTTACTAACGACTATTTTTATCTTTTTAAGTGTTACCGCTTTTTACAGTTGTAACAACAATAATGAACTGGAAGACGAAGCCCGTCGCCAGGAAGAAGCGTATAAACGCCAATTAGGCATTGATACAGTTTTAATTCAGAGCTATGTGGCTAGTAAAGGCATCCCTAATGTGCAACGTACTCCTTACCAAGGGTTATACTATGCGGTGCAAACGCCCGGTACCGGCGACAAAGCCGAAATCAATAAAACGGTAGTTACCCATTACACTTTAACTAATTTTAAAGGCGACACCTTGGATACCTCCCGCAAAGCTCGTACAGATCCAAGTACTGGTCAAAAAGTTATTCAGCCATTAACTTTTTTACTGAGTCCAAACACCAACATTCTTACTGGTTTTCAACAAGGTGTTTCGCTGATGCGGGTGGGAGAAAAATCTAAATTCTTTTTATCGTCTGGCCTGGCTTACGGAGCACAAGGAAGTGGCAATACTATTCCACCAAACACAAACCTGATTTTTGATATTGAGTTACTGCAAGTAAAATAA
- the infB gene encoding translation initiation factor IF-2 codes for MAEEKTMRLKQVATTLNISTSTVVDFLAAKGFDIENKPTSKITSKQFEVLMSAFESSVQAKIEAEKLNIGKKPAAAVLPEVPVQPKKPEIVNIPSETNNIPKPAPVSPVVSQTNTVTEQPSVETGVKLPGIKVVGKIDLNAPRISVTKPVDVPQEPESFTEEPLIQAAKEENPEVTTPESPTPVAEERQPEPIIVPEPEVVAPQPTTLPEPVTAIVDNLAEEVQPPEKQPEPEPLVAATPSAPVPAPVVNEVPEVTPANNSVAPEARELTDADADEPEVIIPGKADPLKGLTVLGKIELPKDFPRKKGGKPVPETRNRPANVPVAGNQNQPAPANAGGGNANNNNSNNKKKRKRIIVQNNAAAPDTSDRPVVTRGERKDFSQPRSNQPGNNNRPNNRPGGPGAGQNNRPPMAGGPKPEVSDKQIQDQIKATLARLSGNKNTQTNRAKYRREKRSAIADATEERRQQEQSDAKILKLTEFISANDLASLMNVSVNDVIKVCMALGMFVSINQRLDAEAITIISDEFGYDVEFLSAEDEEVVVEEEEDADALADRAPIVTIMGHVDHGKTSLLDYIRSSKVTAGEAGGITQHIGAYDVLTDTGKRITFLDTPGHEAFTAMRARGAKITDVVIIVVAADDDVMPQTKEALNHAQAAGVPIVIAINKIDKPSANPERIREQLAAINVLVEDWGGKYQCQEISAKSGVGIPDLLEKVLLEAELLELKANPDRNAVGAIIEASLDKGRGYVTTVLVQTGSLHVGDVMLAGSHFGRVRAMTDHRGKKMKVAGPSTPVQVLGLDGAPQAGDKFVVYDTEREAREIASSRQQLQREQSLRTKKHITLDEIGRRLAIGSFKELNVIVKGDVDGSVEALSDSLLKLSTNEVQVNILNKGVGQISESDVLLASASDAIIIGFQVRPSANARKLAEQEQIDIRLYSIIYNAINELKDAMEGMLAPTMQEVVMANVEVREVFRITKVGTIAGCMVTDGTITRNSRVRLVRDGIVVFSGEILALKRFKDDVAEVRQGYECGISIKNFNDIEQGDIIEAYEEREVKRTL; via the coding sequence ATGGCAGAAGAAAAAACGATGCGGCTAAAACAGGTAGCAACAACCTTAAACATCAGTACGTCTACGGTGGTAGATTTTCTGGCGGCAAAAGGTTTTGATATCGAAAACAAACCTACTTCCAAGATTACCTCCAAGCAATTCGAGGTGCTAATGAGCGCATTTGAATCGTCGGTTCAGGCCAAAATTGAGGCTGAAAAACTGAATATTGGCAAAAAACCAGCTGCTGCTGTCTTGCCCGAAGTACCCGTTCAGCCAAAAAAACCCGAAATTGTTAATATTCCATCCGAAACTAATAATATACCAAAGCCAGCTCCAGTTTCTCCCGTGGTTTCTCAAACAAATACAGTTACAGAACAACCTTCCGTTGAAACTGGTGTTAAGTTACCAGGTATTAAGGTTGTGGGCAAAATAGATTTAAATGCCCCCAGAATATCAGTTACTAAGCCAGTAGACGTTCCGCAGGAACCCGAAAGTTTTACGGAAGAACCTTTAATACAGGCTGCAAAAGAAGAAAACCCTGAAGTTACTACTCCAGAATCACCCACTCCGGTAGCGGAAGAACGGCAGCCAGAACCCATTATTGTTCCGGAACCAGAAGTAGTAGCGCCTCAGCCTACAACTTTGCCAGAACCAGTTACAGCGATAGTCGATAATTTAGCAGAAGAGGTGCAGCCTCCGGAAAAACAACCTGAGCCTGAACCGCTTGTAGCTGCTACACCTTCTGCTCCAGTACCAGCCCCTGTAGTTAATGAAGTGCCGGAGGTTACCCCTGCAAACAATTCTGTTGCACCAGAGGCTCGAGAATTAACGGATGCTGACGCAGATGAGCCGGAAGTGATTATTCCGGGTAAGGCAGATCCATTAAAAGGTTTAACAGTTCTGGGTAAAATAGAATTACCGAAAGATTTTCCCCGTAAAAAAGGCGGTAAACCGGTTCCGGAAACCAGAAATAGACCGGCCAATGTACCAGTAGCAGGTAACCAAAACCAACCCGCTCCGGCTAATGCGGGTGGTGGTAATGCTAATAACAACAACTCTAACAATAAGAAAAAACGGAAGCGGATTATTGTTCAAAATAATGCTGCTGCGCCGGATACTTCAGATCGTCCGGTAGTAACCAGAGGCGAACGTAAAGATTTTAGTCAGCCTCGGTCGAACCAACCTGGTAATAATAACCGACCTAATAATCGGCCTGGCGGACCAGGAGCTGGTCAAAACAATCGGCCACCTATGGCTGGTGGACCCAAGCCAGAAGTTTCGGATAAGCAGATCCAGGATCAAATTAAAGCTACTTTAGCTCGTTTAAGCGGTAATAAAAATACGCAAACGAACCGGGCTAAATATCGCCGCGAAAAACGTTCGGCCATTGCCGATGCCACTGAAGAAAGAAGACAACAAGAACAATCAGATGCTAAAATTTTAAAATTAACCGAATTTATCTCGGCTAATGATTTAGCCTCTTTGATGAACGTGTCGGTGAATGATGTTATCAAAGTTTGTATGGCTTTAGGCATGTTCGTTTCTATTAACCAGCGCTTAGATGCCGAAGCGATTACCATTATCTCGGATGAGTTTGGCTACGATGTAGAGTTCTTATCGGCCGAAGACGAAGAAGTAGTGGTGGAAGAAGAAGAGGATGCCGATGCTTTAGCCGATCGGGCGCCTATTGTTACGATCATGGGTCACGTGGATCATGGTAAAACGTCCTTACTCGATTACATCCGGAGTTCTAAGGTAACGGCTGGTGAGGCTGGCGGTATTACCCAGCACATTGGTGCTTACGACGTACTAACCGATACGGGCAAACGCATTACCTTTTTAGATACGCCTGGGCACGAAGCGTTTACAGCGATGCGGGCTCGGGGTGCTAAAATAACCGACGTTGTAATTATTGTAGTGGCGGCCGATGATGATGTGATGCCACAAACGAAGGAGGCGCTCAATCACGCGCAAGCGGCAGGCGTGCCTATTGTCATTGCGATTAATAAGATCGATAAGCCATCTGCTAACCCGGAACGCATTCGGGAGCAACTAGCGGCGATTAATGTACTCGTGGAAGACTGGGGTGGTAAATACCAGTGCCAGGAGATCTCGGCTAAATCAGGAGTAGGTATTCCGGATTTATTGGAAAAAGTTTTACTGGAAGCAGAATTACTAGAATTAAAAGCCAATCCGGACCGGAATGCAGTTGGAGCCATTATAGAAGCTTCCCTGGATAAAGGACGGGGTTATGTAACTACGGTTCTGGTACAAACCGGTTCCTTGCACGTGGGCGATGTGATGTTGGCTGGTTCACACTTTGGTCGGGTACGCGCCATGACCGATCACCGGGGTAAGAAAATGAAGGTGGCCGGTCCGTCAACGCCAGTACAGGTGCTTGGTTTAGATGGAGCGCCGCAGGCCGGTGATAAGTTTGTAGTGTACGATACGGAACGCGAAGCTCGCGAAATTGCTTCCAGCCGCCAGCAATTGCAACGTGAGCAAAGCCTACGTACCAAGAAACACATTACCCTGGATGAGATTGGCCGTCGTTTGGCCATTGGTTCGTTTAAAGAACTGAACGTAATTGTAAAAGGTGACGTGGATGGTTCGGTAGAAGCGCTTTCCGACTCTTTACTAAAATTATCTACCAACGAAGTTCAGGTTAATATTTTAAATAAAGGCGTTGGTCAGATTTCTGAATCCGATGTGTTACTCGCTTCAGCTTCTGATGCTATTATTATTGGTTTCCAGGTACGGCCATCGGCTAATGCCCGCAAACTGGCGGAGCAGGAACAAATTGATATTCGGCTTTACTCTATTATTTACAATGCCATTAATGAACTGAAAGATGCGATGGAAGGTATGTTGGCCCCAACCATGCAAGAAGTGGTTATGGCGAACGTAGAGGTGCGGGAAGTATTCCGGATTACCAAAGTAGGTACTATTGCGGGTTGTATGGTTACTGATGGTACCATTACCCGTAACAGCCGGGTACGGTTAGTACGCGATGGTATTGTAGTATTCTCCGGTGAAATACTTGCCTTGAAACGATTTAAAGACGATGTAGCAGAAGTAAGACAAGGTTACGAGTGCGGTATCAGTATCAAAAACTTTAATGATATTGAACAAGGCGATATTATTGAAGCTTACGAAGAACGCGAAGTAAAACGAACCTTATAA
- the recO gene encoding DNA repair protein RecO: MLVKTRGIVLNFIKFRETSIIARVYTEQLGLQTYIVNSVRKKGPGARIALFQPFTLLDMVVYTSPKGGITRISEYKCSYPFASIPFNTFKSSMVLFLSEMLAHTIQEEEENPPLFNFLYDSIIYFDRQEQSFGNFHLFFLLQLSHYLGFGPTSGADITSQVAFSAGAATQSRGSVLHFQMFEAYFDALMQSSEEVFMNSKVRKELLLILIRYYQLHVEKLGEIKSLQVLSEVLSD, translated from the coding sequence GTGCTGGTAAAAACCCGTGGTATTGTTCTGAATTTTATAAAATTTCGGGAAACCTCTATTATTGCGCGAGTATATACCGAACAATTGGGTTTGCAAACCTACATTGTGAACAGTGTCCGGAAGAAAGGACCTGGTGCCCGGATTGCTTTGTTCCAACCTTTTACTTTGCTGGATATGGTGGTATATACTTCCCCCAAAGGAGGTATTACCCGCATCTCGGAGTATAAGTGCAGTTATCCGTTTGCCAGCATTCCGTTCAATACTTTTAAAAGCAGTATGGTTTTGTTTTTATCGGAAATGCTGGCCCACACCATTCAGGAAGAAGAAGAAAATCCCCCTTTGTTTAACTTTTTATACGATTCAATTATCTACTTCGATCGGCAGGAGCAAAGTTTTGGTAATTTTCATTTATTCTTTTTGTTGCAGTTATCACATTATTTAGGTTTTGGCCCAACATCAGGAGCCGATATCACGTCGCAGGTAGCTTTTTCGGCGGGTGCCGCTACTCAAAGCCGGGGCTCAGTGCTGCACTTCCAAATGTTTGAAGCCTACTTCGATGCCTTAATGCAGAGCTCCGAGGAGGTGTTTATGAACAGCAAAGTCCGGAAAGAGTTGCTGTTGATTTTAATCCGCTACTACCAGCTACACGTAGAAAAACTCGGCGAAATCAAATCCTTGCAAGTACTCTCCGAAGTACTTTCGGATTAA
- a CDS encoding segregation and condensation protein A: MSFEIKLSLFEGPFDLLLFFIERDELDIHDIPIYKITNDFMTYITRLEQLNMDVASEFILTAATLMRIKAKMLLPRTEKDEHGNEIDPRKELVQHLLEYKRYKAVITDLSDMEDRRLLQETRGNIDDELQLIAKKSKLDYELQDLSLYKLMRVFEKVINRYEEEQNRPKHTVYTYPYTIEQQRHFIQTKLQTVGSISFTELMTAFPDKIGIIFNFLAILDMLQLQVISVIIDEGFNNFRIKEFDESLRVAIDGFE; encoded by the coding sequence GTGAGTTTCGAGATAAAATTATCGCTTTTTGAGGGGCCTTTTGATCTGCTGCTATTTTTTATTGAGCGCGACGAACTGGATATTCATGATATTCCGATCTATAAAATCACGAATGATTTTATGACTTACATCACACGTCTGGAACAGTTAAACATGGATGTAGCCAGCGAGTTTATTTTAACGGCAGCAACGCTCATGCGTATCAAAGCTAAAATGTTGCTGCCCCGCACCGAAAAAGACGAACACGGCAACGAGATTGACCCGCGCAAAGAGTTGGTACAGCACCTGCTCGAATACAAAAGATATAAAGCCGTTATTACCGATCTATCGGATATGGAAGACCGGCGCCTGTTACAGGAGACTCGCGGTAATATAGATGATGAACTACAACTAATTGCCAAAAAAAGTAAACTCGACTACGAATTGCAGGATTTAAGCTTGTATAAGCTGATGCGGGTTTTTGAAAAAGTAATTAATCGTTACGAAGAAGAACAAAACCGACCGAAACATACCGTTTATACGTACCCTTATACGATTGAGCAGCAGCGGCATTTTATTCAAACTAAATTACAAACCGTTGGTTCTATTTCTTTCACCGAGCTAATGACAGCATTTCCGGATAAAATTGGCATTATTTTTAATTTTCTGGCCATACTGGATATGCTGCAACTGCAAGTAATCAGCGTTATTATCGACGAAGGCTTTAACAATTTCCGGATTAAAGAATTCGATGAATCTTTACGGGTAGCTATTGATGGATTTGAATAG
- a CDS encoding DHH family phosphoesterase yields the protein MQQITALKDLLQEPKEILITTHHKPDADALGSSLGLAGYLKKKGHVVTVVTPSDYPDFLNWMNGNNDVITYDTATNDELVKKLINQAEVIFCLDFSSLSRINEMGPYVQEASATKVLVDHHLDPEDFAQLIFSDTRAAATAEIVFELIRDLGDQALIDVHIGECLYAGIMTDTGSFRHPSTSRNVHLIIAELLQVGVNTSNIHRLIYDSHTETRLRFLGYVLKDKLTVLREFRTAYIAITAEELKKYDSKTGDTEGLVNFALSIEGVVFAALIIDRVNAVKMSFRSVGNFSVNDFARKHFQGGGHRNAAGGIAFEPLAATLSRFLQILPEYQDQLLKDN from the coding sequence ATGCAACAAATTACTGCTCTGAAGGATCTGCTTCAGGAACCAAAAGAGATTCTGATCACCACTCACCATAAACCCGATGCCGATGCATTAGGTTCTTCGCTGGGTTTAGCCGGATACTTGAAAAAGAAAGGCCATGTAGTTACAGTAGTTACACCCTCCGATTATCCGGACTTTTTAAATTGGATGAACGGCAACAACGATGTAATAACCTACGATACAGCTACAAACGACGAACTGGTTAAAAAATTAATAAATCAAGCCGAAGTTATATTTTGCCTCGATTTCTCGTCTTTAAGCCGAATTAACGAAATGGGGCCTTACGTGCAGGAAGCATCCGCTACGAAAGTACTCGTCGATCATCACCTGGACCCCGAAGACTTCGCCCAATTAATTTTCTCTGATACCCGAGCCGCCGCTACGGCCGAGATCGTTTTTGAGCTGATCCGGGATTTAGGTGATCAAGCCTTAATTGATGTGCACATTGGCGAATGTTTATACGCCGGCATCATGACCGATACCGGATCGTTCCGGCACCCGAGTACTTCGCGTAATGTGCATTTAATTATTGCGGAATTATTGCAGGTGGGCGTTAATACTTCCAACATTCACCGGCTTATTTACGATAGCCACACCGAAACCCGCCTCCGTTTTCTGGGTTACGTGTTAAAAGATAAATTAACGGTACTCCGCGAATTCCGAACGGCCTACATTGCCATTACTGCCGAAGAATTAAAAAAATACGATTCTAAAACCGGTGATACCGAAGGTCTCGTAAATTTTGCGTTGTCGATTGAGGGAGTGGTTTTTGCGGCTTTAATCATCGATCGGGTCAACGCCGTTAAAATGTCCTTCCGTTCGGTAGGCAATTTTTCGGTAAATGATTTTGCCCGCAAACATTTTCAAGGAGGCGGCCACCGCAATGCGGCCGGGGGTATTGCGTTTGAACCACTTGCCGCTACTTTATCCCGTTTTCTGCAAATTTTACCGGAGTATCAAGACCAACTATTAAAAGATAATTAA
- a CDS encoding lysylphosphatidylglycerol synthase transmembrane domain-containing protein gives MDLNRKKLLENFSTKRILIPVFIGLTVIGYMFYRNNNLANLQHLKNAKPFWLVMTMVVLVVRDAGYIYRIRHITEKVLTWRKSLDVIMLWEFASCVLPSVAGGSTVAAFIINKEGIPLGKSLAYVMVTAMLDNLFFLIAVPLVLLFTQGEVFPDVEALPESLKAGLEVAFTISYVLIAFYASLMWYALFRNPKAVKRLFLRVTSVGFLKKWRAAAYKHGTELVWASRQLKGYSFGYWSRACLSTIFVWTARYYVINCLIAAFTNIGFQDHMLIFSRNLIYKVVLLVAITPGGAGFAEIAFPTFFGKWLGSFTTVIVLLYRIATYYLYLIFGSIFLPRWVARVFGAQVKPELEPELSAK, from the coding sequence ATGGATTTGAATAGAAAAAAATTACTGGAAAACTTTTCGACGAAACGAATTTTAATACCAGTATTTATTGGCTTGACGGTAATCGGCTACATGTTTTACCGGAATAATAATCTGGCCAATTTACAACATTTAAAAAATGCCAAACCTTTCTGGTTAGTAATGACCATGGTGGTGCTGGTGGTGCGCGATGCGGGCTACATTTACCGGATCCGGCATATCACCGAGAAAGTACTAACCTGGCGCAAAAGTCTGGATGTGATAATGCTGTGGGAGTTTGCTTCTTGCGTGCTACCGTCAGTTGCCGGGGGTTCTACGGTAGCAGCCTTTATCATTAACAAAGAAGGTATCCCTTTGGGTAAATCGCTGGCCTATGTCATGGTAACGGCCATGCTCGACAATCTATTTTTTTTAATAGCGGTGCCCTTGGTGTTATTATTTACCCAAGGCGAAGTTTTTCCGGATGTAGAAGCCTTGCCCGAATCATTAAAAGCCGGCTTAGAAGTTGCCTTTACCATTAGTTATGTGCTGATTGCTTTTTATGCTTCCTTAATGTGGTATGCCTTGTTCCGGAACCCGAAAGCAGTAAAACGTTTGTTTCTGCGGGTTACCTCGGTTGGTTTTTTAAAAAAATGGCGAGCTGCTGCTTATAAACACGGTACGGAATTAGTATGGGCTTCGCGGCAATTAAAAGGTTATTCTTTTGGCTACTGGAGCCGGGCTTGTTTATCTACTATTTTCGTCTGGACAGCCCGTTACTACGTAATCAATTGCTTAATTGCGGCTTTTACCAATATCGGCTTCCAAGACCACATGCTGATTTTTTCGCGAAACCTTATTTACAAGGTGGTGCTGCTAGTGGCCATTACGCCGGGTGGTGCCGGCTTTGCCGAAATTGCTTTCCCTACATTTTTTGGGAAATGGTTGGGCAGCTTTACTACTGTAATTGTATTGCTTTACCGCATTGCCACCTATTACTTGTATTTAATTTTTGGTTCTATTTTCTTGCCTCGCTGGGTAGCCCGGGTATTTGGTGCGCAGGTAAAACCAGAACTGGAACCAGAACTATCAGCCAAATAG
- a CDS encoding FKBP-type peptidyl-prolyl cis-trans isomerase, translating to MLQTFKFAWPSPVFVLLVLLSLAGCKSKDPYEEYEKRQREQDDLFIQEYLTGNKITNFTKSTTGLYYLPQQVGTGAKIQLGNSVTMHYIGRFLNGQKFESSYDTGVPLTFTVGGNVASNGTPVLKGMNEGIVLMNNLEKSTLIIPSHLGYGRSNYGYVPAGTVLVYELTILDVK from the coding sequence ATGCTCCAGACCTTTAAATTTGCCTGGCCTAGTCCGGTGTTTGTTTTACTTGTATTACTCAGCCTGGCGGGTTGTAAAAGTAAAGATCCTTACGAAGAATACGAAAAAAGACAACGGGAGCAAGACGACCTGTTCATTCAGGAATACTTAACCGGTAATAAAATCACAAATTTTACCAAATCTACTACTGGTTTATATTATTTGCCTCAGCAAGTTGGTACCGGTGCTAAAATACAGCTGGGCAATTCCGTTACGATGCATTACATCGGCCGGTTTTTAAATGGTCAGAAATTTGAATCGTCTTACGATACGGGAGTACCCCTTACTTTTACGGTAGGCGGAAATGTGGCTTCTAACGGCACTCCTGTACTGAAGGGAATGAATGAAGGAATTGTTTTAATGAATAATCTGGAAAAGTCTACCCTTATTATTCCTTCGCATTTAGGTTATGGCCGCTCGAATTATGGTTATGTGCCTGCCGGAACCGTGCTAGTTTATGAGCTGACGATATTAGATGTAAAGTAA